GCTAGGTGTAGAACAGACGACACGATTTATTGAACGTGGTGTGATAGAAATAGCGCCACTCGCTTATATGCGTGGACGTACACTAGATGATGCATTTGTCATATTAGACGAAGCACAAAATACAACGCAAGCCCAAATGAAAATGTTTTTGACACGTTTAGGATTTGGATCAAAAATGGTTGTAACAGGAGATAAAACACAAATAGATTTACCAAAAGGCGTTAAAAGTGGGCTCGTGGAAGCTGAACAACGATTAAAGGGACTTAAAGGTTTAAGCATCCAACATCTTGATCAAGCAGACGTTGTACGCCATCCACTTGTAGGTCGAATTATTACAAGATATGAGGAGGACTAAACATGTTCACGATTGACTTTAATGATCATACTGGCTTAGTGGAACAAGCATGGATTGATCAAATAGAAACATTATTAACGTTTGCCAAACAACAAGAAGGCATCGACGAGAACGCAGAATTATCTGTGAGTTTTGTTGATCAAGAAGAAATTCAAACAATTAATCGCGATTATCGAGATAAAGATAAAGTGACAGATGTGATTTCATTCGCTTTCGAGGAAGAAGAAGATGTATTCGAAGGGTTTGAAGGAGCTGAAATCCCACGTGTACTCGGCGACATTATTATTTGTACAGATGTTGCGAAATCACAGGCAGAACAGTACAATCATTCTTTTGAACGTGAATTAGGATTCCTTGCATTGCATGGTTTCTTGCATCTTCTTGGTTATGACCACATAACTGAAGAAGAAGAAAAAGAAATGTTCGGACGTCAAGATGCGATTTTAAACGCTTTTGGCTTAACAAGAGACGCATGATTTCAAGATTTAAGTATGCATTTGAAGGCGGTAAGACACTGATCTTCAAAGATCGAAACTTTGTTTTGCATATAATTGCAGGGATGATTGTAATTGTCCTCGGAATACTGCTTCATGTCGAACTGATGGAATGGCTGTTCTTATTGTCTGCTATCTTTCTTGTGATGTTAACAGAAGCGCTAAACACAGCAATTGAATATACCGTTGACCTTGTCACAAAGGATTATCATATTGATGCTAAGAGAGCAAAAGATATTGCTGCATTCAGTGTGTTGCTTGCTTCAATCTATGCAGTGATCGTTGGCACGCTTATCTTTGTACCAAAATTATTTTGAGGAGATGACGCATATGACATACACAGATAAACATTTTGAAGAAGTAAGAAAAGCACAACAAAATGCTTATGCACCATACAGCGAATTCAAAGTGGGTGCGTATCTTATTACAAAAGATGGACAAACGTTCTACGGAGCAAACATTGAAAATGCAGCATATCCTGCTACGATTTGTGCAGAACGTTCTGCGCTAGTTGCAGCGATGTCACAAGGTTACCGACCTGGGGATTTCGAATCGATTACAATAACAGTTGATAGTGATGAAGTGTCTTCACCATGTGGTTCGTGCCGACAAGTATTGAAAGAATTATGCGACGATGAAATGCCAGTTTATATGACAAACCATAAAGGTGAAATGAAGTCATTAACCGTAGCTGAGTTATTACCACTTGGATTTTCAGGAAAGGATTTAAATAAATAATGAATGAATATAAATCAGGGTTTGTTACCATTATTGGTCGCCCAAATGTAGGGAAGTCAACGTTTGTCAATAGAGTCATTGGAAATAAAATTGCGATTATGTCTGACAAAGCACAAACAACTCGCAATAAAATTCAAGGTGTCATGACGCAAAATGATGCCCAAATCATCTTCTTAGACACACCAGGAATTCATAAGCCGAAACATAAATTAGGTGACTATATGATGAAAGTTGCTAAAAATACTTTATCAGAAATTGATGCGGTTATGTTTATGGTGAATGCCAATGAAGAGATTGGTCGTGGTGATCAATATATTATGGAAATGCTAAAAACCGTTAAAACACCGGTCTTTTTAGTATTAAATAAAATTGATTTGGTGCATCCTGATGAATTAATGCCAAAAATTGAAAAATACCAATCCTACATGTCATTTTCAGAGATTATACCTATTTCAGCATTAGAAGGACATAATGTCGATCATTTTATAAATGTGTTGAAAAGTTATCTTCCTGAAGGACCACAATACTATCCAGATGGTCAAATTTCAGACCATCCTGAACAATTTGTTGTGAGTGAATTAATTCGTGAAAAAATCCTTCAAACAACGTCTGAAGAAATCCCACACTCCATCGGTGTTAATGTCGAACGTATGATTCAAGAGTCTGAGGATCGCGTACATGTAGAAGCTGTTATCTATGTAGAACGAGACTCACAAAAAGGGATTGTCATCGGTAAGGGTGGTAAGAAACTAAAAGAAATCGGGAAACGCGCACGTCTAGATATTGAATATCTACTTGGTTCTAAAGTGTATCTTGATTTATGGGTAAAAGTTCAAAAAGATTGGCGTAATAAATCTCAATTCATCAAACAGATGGGATACGTAGAA
This region of Staphylococcus sp. IVB6240 genomic DNA includes:
- the ybeY gene encoding rRNA maturation RNase YbeY, with the translated sequence MFTIDFNDHTGLVEQAWIDQIETLLTFAKQQEGIDENAELSVSFVDQEEIQTINRDYRDKDKVTDVISFAFEEEEDVFEGFEGAEIPRVLGDIIICTDVAKSQAEQYNHSFERELGFLALHGFLHLLGYDHITEEEEKEMFGRQDAILNAFGLTRDA
- a CDS encoding diacylglycerol kinase family protein — translated: MISRFKYAFEGGKTLIFKDRNFVLHIIAGMIVIVLGILLHVELMEWLFLLSAIFLVMLTEALNTAIEYTVDLVTKDYHIDAKRAKDIAAFSVLLASIYAVIVGTLIFVPKLF
- the cdd gene encoding cytidine deaminase, whose product is MTYTDKHFEEVRKAQQNAYAPYSEFKVGAYLITKDGQTFYGANIENAAYPATICAERSALVAAMSQGYRPGDFESITITVDSDEVSSPCGSCRQVLKELCDDEMPVYMTNHKGEMKSLTVAELLPLGFSGKDLNK
- the era gene encoding GTPase Era, whose translation is MNEYKSGFVTIIGRPNVGKSTFVNRVIGNKIAIMSDKAQTTRNKIQGVMTQNDAQIIFLDTPGIHKPKHKLGDYMMKVAKNTLSEIDAVMFMVNANEEIGRGDQYIMEMLKTVKTPVFLVLNKIDLVHPDELMPKIEKYQSYMSFSEIIPISALEGHNVDHFINVLKSYLPEGPQYYPDGQISDHPEQFVVSELIREKILQTTSEEIPHSIGVNVERMIQESEDRVHVEAVIYVERDSQKGIVIGKGGKKLKEIGKRARLDIEYLLGSKVYLDLWVKVQKDWRNKSQFIKQMGYVEDE